DNA sequence from the Candidatus Neomarinimicrobiota bacterium genome:
TGATGAAATCACAATCGTTACCACTAACCGCAAGGCTTTCCACGATTTTAAAATCTTGGAAAAGTTTGAAGCAGGTATAGAACTCGTCGGAAGCGAAGTTAAAAGTCTGCGCGAAGGGAGGGCCAATCTTAAGGATGCCTACGCATCCTTACGTGAAGGTGAAGTGATGCTGGTTGGAATGCACATCGGTCCATATTCCCATACCAGCCATAGCGGACATGAACCGTATCGAGATAGAAGACTTCTTCTTCATCGGCAAGAAATCCGAAAACTGAAGCGCAAGGTTTCAGCCAAAGGTCATACAATAGTTCCTTTAAAGGTATACTTTAATCGGAGCTGGGCAAAAGTAGAAATTGCGTTAGCTACAGGCAAGAGAAGTTATGACAAAAAAGCGGTAATTGCCCGGCGGGATCAAGAGCGGGCTTTGGAACGGGAACTGAGAAATAAACGTCGAGTGTGATGTCGAATTTTCCACCTATAAAAGAACAGATGAAACTCATCCGGCGCGGGGTGGATGAAATCATTCCCGAAGAACAGTTGGAGAAGAAACTACAGCAAGTCGAGGATTCGGGTGAACCGCTCGTGGTGAAACTCGGATGCGACCCGAGCAGGCCCGATCTGCATATTGGTCACGCCGTCGTCTTGCGCAAACTGCGTCACTTCCAGGATCTTGGTCATCAGTCCGTGCTGGTCATCGGCGATTTCACCGCGCTCATCGGAGATCCTTCGGGGAGGAACAAGACTCGTCCTCAACTAACTGAACAGGAGGTAGCAGAATTCGGCAAAACCTATGTAGATCAGGCGTCCCATATTCTCGATCTTGATACACTGAAAATTGTACATAATTCAAAGTGGCTTAGTGCCATGAACTTCAATGATGTGATCCGCCTATCCAGTCGATACACTGTCGCCAGGATGCTGGAGCGCGATGATTTCGAGAAACGATATCGGAGTGAGGTGCCCATCTCCATTCATGAATTTATGTATCCGTTGGCTCAGGCGATGGACTCAATCCAGCTGAATGCCGATATTGAACTGGGGGGCACCGATCAGAAATTCAATTTACTGGTGGGGCGGGATCTGCAGCGGGATCACGGACAGGAGCCTCAGGTGGTAATCACCACACCCCTGCTGGAAGGGACTGATGGTGTGCAAAAAATGTCTAAGTCTTACGAGAATTATATCGCCATTACCGACAGTCCAAAGGAGATGTACGGCAAGACCATGTCCATACCTGACAACCTCATGGAGACATATTTCGAGTTCGCTACAGATGTCCAAGGGAGTGAATTGACATCTATCCGGAAACAGCTTAAGGATTCTTCTCTAAATCCGAGGGATTTGAAAAGACGATTGGCCCGCGATATTGTGACGCTCTACCATTCTGATGCAGCAGCAGAATCTGCCGAAAGGGAGTTCGATACAATCTTTGTCAGGGATGAAGTCCCTGAAGATATGAAAACTTGGCATGCTGCCGGGAATCCAATCGGGATTCTGGAGCTTCTGGCAGAATCCGGCCTCGCCAGTTCCAAACGGGATGCCCGCAGGTTGATTGAGCAAGGAGCGGTCAGGGTGGACGGGGAGAGAGTCTCCGAGATTACGGCTGAGATTGATGTGGCGGAAGACCGCATCCTGAAAGTAGGCAAACGGAAATTTCTCAAAATTACAAGTTAGATTCATACTGTATCACTTCTCTGTCAGGACGCGATTTGTCTACCGTTGCTTGTATTGTGCCTATCAACAATTGTGCACTCCAGAACTGAATCCCTGCCGATTGTAACTTTCTGCAGTTTGATGAATAACCGTACTCTTCCTATATTTGACAGTTGGAAAAACGTTAATATAGTTAACTGAAATGGGAGTATAATGAGTAAAAACATAGGAGAATTAACGGATAACAATTTTAAGGCGGATGTTTTACAGTCTGATCTGCCTGTTCTTGTGGACTTCTGGGCTGAATGGTGCGGTCCTTGTCATGCTGTTGCGCCTGTTGTAGAAGAAATCGCGGGGGAGTACGCGGGAAAGATAAAAGTGGGTAAAGTAAATGTTGATCATAATCCGGAGACGGCGATGAAATATGGCATAAGGAGTATCCCAAGCTTGCTTGTTTTTAAGGACGGTGATGTCTCTGATCAGATCGTCGGTGCAGTTCCTAAACAGAATATCACACAAGTGTTGGATAAAGTTCTGGAAGAGTAATGGTTAGAAAGGTCGTCATCATTGGTTCCGGCCCCGCGGGGCTCACGGCAGCGCTCTATTGCGCTAGAGCAAATCTCGATCCGATTGTTCTTGAAGGTAATCAGCCTGGTGGTCAGCTGACCATCACGACGGATGTGGAGAA
Encoded proteins:
- the smpB gene encoding SsrA-binding protein SmpB, whose product is MSDEITIVTTNRKAFHDFKILEKFEAGIELVGSEVKSLREGRANLKDAYASLREGEVMLVGMHIGPYSHTSHSGHEPYRDRRLLLHRQEIRKLKRKVSAKGHTIVPLKVYFNRSWAKVEIALATGKRSYDKKAVIARRDQERALERELRNKRRV
- the tyrS gene encoding tyrosine--tRNA ligase; protein product: MSNFPPIKEQMKLIRRGVDEIIPEEQLEKKLQQVEDSGEPLVVKLGCDPSRPDLHIGHAVVLRKLRHFQDLGHQSVLVIGDFTALIGDPSGRNKTRPQLTEQEVAEFGKTYVDQASHILDLDTLKIVHNSKWLSAMNFNDVIRLSSRYTVARMLERDDFEKRYRSEVPISIHEFMYPLAQAMDSIQLNADIELGGTDQKFNLLVGRDLQRDHGQEPQVVITTPLLEGTDGVQKMSKSYENYIAITDSPKEMYGKTMSIPDNLMETYFEFATDVQGSELTSIRKQLKDSSLNPRDLKRRLARDIVTLYHSDAAAESAEREFDTIFVRDEVPEDMKTWHAAGNPIGILELLAESGLASSKRDARRLIEQGAVRVDGERVSEITAEIDVAEDRILKVGKRKFLKITS
- the trxA gene encoding thioredoxin; translated protein: MSKNIGELTDNNFKADVLQSDLPVLVDFWAEWCGPCHAVAPVVEEIAGEYAGKIKVGKVNVDHNPETAMKYGIRSIPSLLVFKDGDVSDQIVGAVPKQNITQVLDKVLEE